From a region of the Pecten maximus chromosome 18, xPecMax1.1, whole genome shotgun sequence genome:
- the LOC117316775 gene encoding titin-like: MAGGKKKAAKNKPQKNSYYHENDSKKRQVTPEKQKPTQNGAKKADPPQKGSKPTKKHESRSCFPLICVLFIVSSMVAVGAVIYANEEYQILIERTLEKYEVKDKLLMAYDQLESLKLQLHKAFLQLKSQIEEPESEKSQRPKRDSAGQKTEDFEEMTEEEVVEEINEEIIMEQDVQQARKQPGKIEAESEVASSDEMDINEPEPEPIQEFEPEYAEDFKPEHFETDELEKMETLEPEHVESLEHSEMEQLNADIAEHDQRPALEVPEPKEPEQRETDVEEVHEPVVPEDEKLKQDEADIPEPVPDAEKPEPELPEVPKQVESEARKREPKVADVPEPMETEIKITESEVHEHVETEAEIQEPQVAEVSEPVEPEAKKPELDELGVEIQIHEPEDVIFNEPEQPELAQFDEPDVVKIHEYETKTVNEQEQPDITQPGITESTEPELTHAIEPETVHATGGEQILEPVKPQATKPDLDKFTEPDLVRASETKKVPEPEQPEITETKQEQKHEPVQPEITESEPLQVVDPDPAIKPEQDSKPSEFVEKEQMLSEQLQQDQIEQHETINEPSIDSLEKKISSMLDNDDDIEDHFDVNDQGKLDVQGVSDPIIEEVTPEPVREEVIPEPIREEVIPEPVREEVTPEPVREEFTPEPVREEVTPEPVREHVTPEPIREEVTPEPVREEFTPEPVREEVTPEPVREHVAPEPIREHVTPEPIREEVTPEPVRKEVTPEPVREGITPEPVREEVTPEPVRKEVTPEAVRGEVTPEAVREEVTPEAVREEFTPEPVREEVTPEPVREEVTPEPVGEEVAPEPIREEVAPEPVREKVTPEPVKQEVAPEPVREEVTPEHKKEEDVQTDSGETKTDGKMSEKEEERKRKAEEKAAYPNLLITNSRDYRNRKRLDSADQLSDDGDLEGALEKYDKVLQSYPNSPRANYGKGLVLDKMAEKMQSNAFLEQAISSLDKLLNIPDVPDRLLILGGRYLAERQQFRGWGDKASKTWRHLVEKFPEDYNIRNQLGLSYILTGNMVSAKNAFSEVLSINPTDGFAKVHLGFILKSTDLNFKEAIPLLQEGISTGEPGTEDGRFYFHLGEALQRIGDTEEAYKIYHQGAAKRLFLSAYQRSLYNVWTLTSRPWWTVEETGYGRHIKLLEDNWKVIRDEAVSLLNSNTKDFLPEDENLRETGDWKQLTLYSRGKKDKNNCNKAPKTCEIIEQIPDSKECRRGQVKFSVMQPGVHVWPHCGPTNCRLRAHLGLVVPPGPRIRVANETRQWQEGKVFVFDDSFEHEVWHDGNKSRMVLIVDFWHPQLDKETKQGLSSI; the protein is encoded by the exons aaaggACATTAGAGAAATATGAAGTGAAAGATAAGCTGCTTATGGCCTATGACCAGCTTGAGTCATTAAAACTTCAACTACACAAAGCCTTCTTACAGCTTAAGTCTCAAATTGAAGAGCCTGAATCTGAAAAAAGTCAAAGGCCGAAGAGAGATTCTGCAGGTCAAAAGACAGAAGATTTTGAGGAAATGACAGAAGAGGAAGTAGTTGAAGAAATTAATGAAGAAATAATAATGGAACAAGATGTTCAACAGGCTCGCAAACAACCAGGAAAAATTGAAGCGGAATCAGAAGTTGCATCTTCAGATGAGATGGATATAAATGAACCTGAACCTGAACCTATTCAAGAATTTGAACCAGAATATGCTGAAGACTTCAAACCAGAACATTTTGAAACTGATGAGTTAGAAAAAATGGAAACCTTAGAACCAGAGCATGTTGAATCCTTGGAACATTCTGAAATGGAACAGTTAAATGCTGATATTGCTGAACATGACCAGAGGCCAGCATTGGAGGTTCCTGAACCTAAAGAACCAGAACAACGAGAGACAGATGTAGAAGAGGTCCATGAACCAGTAGTACCAGAAGATGAGAAACTGAAACAGGATGAAGCTGATATCCCTGAACCTGTACCAGATGCTGAGAAGCCAGAACCAGAACTACCAGAGGTCCCTAAACAGGTAGAATCAGAAGCCAGGAAACGTGAGCCTAAGGTAGCTGATGTACCTGAACCTATGGAAACAGAAATCAAGATAACGGAGTCAGAAGTCCATGAACATGTAGAAACAGAAGCTGAAATACAAGAGCCGCAGGTTGCTGAGGTCTCTGAACCTGTAGAACCAGAAGCCAAGAAACCAGAGTTAGATGAATTAGGAGtagaaatacaaatacatgaaCCAGAAGATGTTATATTCAATGAACCTGAGCAACCAGAACTGGCCCAATTTGATGAACCTGATGTTGTGAAAATACatgaatatgaaacaaaaacagTTAATGAACAAGAACAACCTGACATCACTCAACCAGGAATAACTGAATCCACTGAACCAGAACTAACTCATGCTATTGAACCAGAAACGGTACATGCTACTGGAGGGGAACAAATTCTTGAACCAGTGAAGCCTCAAGCAACTAAACCAGATCTAGACAAATTCACCGAGCCAGATCTTGTTCGAGCTTCAGAAACAAAGAAAGTTCCAGAACCAGAACAACCAGAAATTACCGAAACAAAGCAAGAACAAAAACATGAACCAGTACAGCCAGAAATAACTGAATCAGAGCCTTTACAGGTCGTGGATCCAGACCCAGCCATAAAACCAGAACAAGATTCAAAACCTTCAGAATTTGTGGAGAAAGAACAGATGTTATCTGAACAACTTCAGCAGGATCAAATTGAACAACATGAGACAATAAATGAACCAAGCATAGACAGTTTAGAAAAGAAAATCTCATCTATGTTAGATAATGATGATGACATTGAAGATCATTTTGATGTCAATGATCAGGGTAAGTTAGATGTTCAGGGTGTGTCTGACCCAATTATTGAGGAGGTTACTCCTGAACCAGTCAGAGAGGAAGTTATTCCTGAACCTATCAGAGAAGAGGTTATTCCTGAACCAGTCAGAGAGGAGGTTACTCCTGAACCAGTCAGAGAGGAGTTTACTCCTGAACCAGTCAGAGAGGAGGTTACTCCTGAACCAGTCAGAGAGCATGTTACTCCTGAACCAATCAGAGAGGAGGTTACTCCTGAACCAGTCAGAGAGGAGTTTACTCCTGAACCAGTCAGAGAGGAGGTTACTCCTGAACCAGTCAGAGAGCATGTTGCTCCTGAACCAATCAGAGAGCACGTTACTCCTGAACCAATCAGAGAGGAGGTTACTCCTGAACCAGTCAGAAAGGAGGTTACTCCTGAACCAGTCAGAGAGGGCATTACACCTGAACCAGTCAGAGAGGAGGTTACTCCTGAACCAGTCAGAAAGGAGGTTACTCCTGAAGCAGTCAGAGGGGAAGTTACCCCTGAAGCAGTCAGAGAGGAGGTTACTCCTGAAGCAGTCAGAGAGGAGTTTACTCCTGAACCAGTCAGAGAGGAGGTTACTCCTGAACCAGTCAGAGAGGAGGTTACTCCTGAACCAGTCGGAGAGGAGGTTGCACCTGAACCAATCAGAGAGGAGGTTGCACCTGAACCAGTCAGAGAGAAGGTTACTCCTGAACCAGTCAAACAGGAGGTTGCACCAGAACCAGTCAGAGAGGAGGTTACACCTGAACACAAGAAAGAGGAAGATGTTCAGACAGATAGTGGAGAGACAAAGACAGATGGTAAGATGTCAGAAAAGGAAGAAGAGAGAAAAAGAAAAGCAGAGGAGAAAGCAGCATATCCCAATCTATTGATCACTAACAGCCGTGACTACAGGAACAGGAAGAGACTAGACAGTGCTGACCAACTGAGTGATGat GGAGATTTAGAAGGAGCACTGGAAAAGTATGATAAGGTTTTGCAGAGCTACCCCAACAGTCCACGGGCTAATTATGGCAAGGGTTTAGTTCTGGACAAAATGGCTGAAAAAATGCAGAGTAATGCTTTTCTGGAGCAAGCCATCAGCAGTCTCGACAAACTCCTTAACATTCCCGATGTTCCTGACAGGCTACTGATCCTTGGTGGCAGATATTTGGCTGAGAGACAACAGTTTAGAG GCTGGGGAGATAAAGCTTCAAAGACCTGGCGCCACCTGGTGGAGAAATTCCCGGAGGACTATAATATACGGAACCAGCTGGGTTTAAGCTACATCCTCACAGGGAACATGGTGTCAGCCAAGAACGCATTCTCTGAG GTTCTTTCCatcaatcccactgatggatTTGCAAAGGTTCATCTTGGCTTCATATTGAAATCCACTGACCTGAACTTCAAGGAGGCCATTCCATTGCTTCAGGAGGGGATATCAACAGGGGAGCCTGGGACAGAAGATGGGAGATTCTATTTCCATTTAGGGGAGGCACTACAAAGGATAGGTGATACAGAGGAg GCCTACAAAATTTACCACCAAGGAGCTGCCAAACGTCTTTTCCTGTCGGCCTACCAAAGGTCATTGTATAATGTCTGGACATTGACCAGTCGACCTTGGTGGACAGTGGAGGAAACCGGATATGGTAGACATATAAAG CTACTAGAAGATAACTGGAAGGTCATTAGAGATGAAGCTGTAAGCCTACTCAATTCTAACACCAAGGATTTCCTTCCAGAGGACGAGAATCTCCGGGAAACCGGAGACTGGAAACAGTTAACTTTATacagtagag gaaaaaaagacaaaaataattgTAACAAGGCTCCGAAGACTTGTGAAATAATTGAACAGATTCCTGATTCTAAAGAATGTCGCCGTGGTCAG GTGAAGTTCTCTGTGATGCAGCCCGGAGTGCATGTCTGGCCCCACTGTGGTCCAACAAACTGTCGTCTTCGTGCCCACCTGGGACTAGTGGTGCCACCTGGCCCCAGAATCCGGGTCGCTAATGAAACAAG ACAATGGCAGGAAGGCAAAGTATTTGTGTTTGATGATTCATTTGAACATGAAGTGTGGCATGATGGGAATAAATCAAGGATGGTGTTAATTGTGGATTTCTGGCATCCACAGCTGGACAAGGAAACAAAGCAGGGCCTTTCTTCAATTTGA